Within Vicia villosa cultivar HV-30 ecotype Madison, WI linkage group LG1, Vvil1.0, whole genome shotgun sequence, the genomic segment GAAAGACCCGGGAAGATATCGACGTCTAGTGGGTAGACTCAATTATCTTACCGTCACCAGACCAGATATTACTTTTGCAGTGAGCATTGTGAGTCAATTTCTGAATGCTCCTTGTGATACTCATTGGAATGCAATTATTCGGATTCTCAGATATATAAAGAATGCACCAGGAAGAGGCCTATtatatgaagataagggtgatgcTAAAATCACGTGTTATTCCGACGCAGATTGGGCAGGATCACCGTCGGATAGGAGATCCACTTCTGGATATTGTGTTCTTATTGGAGGAAATATGATCTCATGGAGGAGCAAGAAACAAAACACAGTTGCACTATCTAGTGCTGAAGCTGAATATTGTGCTATGGCAGCAGCATCAAAGGAACTTGCTTGGCTCAAGAATTTACTCTCTGAACTTAAGTTGGGAGACCTTCAGGACACAAGACTCATATGCGACAATCAAGCGGCACTTCACATTGCATCCAATCCGGTATTCCATGAACGGACCAAACACATAGAAATAGATTGTCACTATGTAAGGGAAAAAGTACTATCAGGAGAAATAACCACAGAGTTCGTCAAATCTGAAGATCAATTGGCTGATATGTTTACCAAGTCTCTTAAGGGTTCTCGAGTGAATTATATTTGTAACAAGCTCGGATCATACGATATATACGATCcggcttgagggggagtgttgagaatcggTTACAAATCAATTAGTATTGATTTGTATTCAATTAGTCATAAGTGTAAATTATATCATTACCTATTGTGTATACATATTTTGCATATAAATATACAACATGTGTGATCATATTCGACACACAGAAATACAATCACAACAGTTACATTGTAATTTTGAAATATTCACCTAGTTCTCTATCTCAAAATTGATGAAATAGTTTCAATACTTGTAGCTTCTGATGCTTTGAAGCTTCATTCATTATTCAGTATATCGAAAAAAGAGTTATAAACATAGAACAAAAAGGAAACACTTTACCATGAAACTAGTATTCATCATGTTGTAACACTAGTTTACAAATTTCTTACTAGTGTCAATAATTTACCCCCTATTTTATGAGGGGTAGCCAATAATTTACCTTAAGAAAATAGTAGCATGTGGTACTTACTAGTAATGAGCATCACATTTTTCATTTTGAACGCCTTTACATAACTCTCTTGTGTGGCTTATAAAAAAATGGTTGAATAAACCCCTTGTTGCTTGTCTAAATGGAAATATATGAAAAAGCCTAAACTTAAAGTGTACAAGTTAACGTGTGAAAGTTTTGTCGGTAACGTAATGTTCGTTTTTGAATGTTGATAACACATAAAATTAAGAAAAGTAACTGCAGAGAAAAGTGTACTGCAACAAATATCCAAATTAATTCATGCTTCCAGGACACAATAATATTATCCAAGTAATCTAATTCAAGGCAAaccaataaaaacaaaaaacatcttaCATGTTAGAGTTCGAACATCAGCGGCTTAGTTTTACTTGCAGAAAAGACATCCTTGACACGACAAGAGTTTCAACTCTTTGTTGCTGAAAAGAGACCGAGTCGGAACAATTATCTTCCTCAACGATGGCCTTGAAAATACCATCGAGTGAAAAACATCTTTGTGCACTTTAAGACAACCTCTCAAATTGATCTGTCTCAATTGCGAGCAGTTTTCTAGCACGTGTTTCACACCCTTGTCCGTGACATCATTACAATGTTCCAACAACAATTGCAAAAGCCTACGACAAGTCTTTGAAATCACATAGAGTGTCTTGTCATCAACATGTGTACGTGACAAGTTTAACACTTCTAGTTTGGGAGTTTCAAAGTTCATTCCAAGTAGCTTAACTCTTAAGCAGCCGGATAAATTCAAATGTTTAATCTCACAACATctctttaaaatatgaaaaatacctTGTTGAGATATGTTAGTGCAATAACTCAAATCAAGTAGCTGCAAATTGGGGAAAACGGAAGCAAATGCTATGATGCTTTCATCTCTCAACCGTGAATTGTGAGCCAGGCGAAGGGACTCTAATTGAGGTCTTACAAAAAAGTCCATAAAAGAAATAGAATTTTGTACAATAAAGTTGAGGCTGTATTCCATTCGGATTTCAGTAAGTGAAAGATTGTTCCTAAGGATATCAAACAAAGTTGAACCATCTTGTGGCTCAGAATAATTGGTAAAGGATAAAAACCTCAGTGTTGGTCTCTCAGCTAGAGCAGA encodes:
- the LOC131656349 gene encoding uncharacterized protein LOC131656349; protein product: FSLHNVFLCFKNSTSVFLKKCSYNILNGPLQPLEPLSLALSKLRKVNLAGHSYINDPSLFHLFKNCEFLEQAILLDCHRLTNSGIVSALAERPTLRFLSFTNYSEPQDGSTLFDILRNNLSLTEIRMEYSLNFIVQNSISFMDFFVRPQLESLRLAHNSRLRDESIIAFASVFPNLQLLDLSYCTNISQQGIFHILKRCCEIKHLNLSGCLRVKLLGMNFETPKLEVLNLSRTHVDDKTLYVISKTCRRLLQLLLEHCNDVTDKGVKHVLENCSQLRQINLRGCLKVHKDVFHSMVFSRPSLRKIIVPTRSLFSNKELKLLSCQGCLFCK